The nucleotide window ggagagccagaaggtaacacgggcatgagggagccccgggacataaagcagccagccactacactgtcaacaaactcgagtgagcaagcgagtgggggactgacagcatccatacatcccagtttaccaaaacactctgtctgaggaccctccagatctacaccgttacctcataaacaccattaacgaaaggcttgactaaacagatatgtaagtgtccagagcgtcttccaagtgtgactttcaactgtccatatggggccgtcctctacaggagcgatgtgatgagagggTCACCACCCCCTTGTGACCTCCCGGATTGACTACTGCAACTTTCTTCTTTTCAGCCTCCCTCAAAAGTCCCTCCATAAATTCCAACTGGTCCAGAACTCTGCTGCCCATATCATCACTAAAACCCCGTCTTATTACCACCCCATCATCCGGTAACTCCAGTCAAGCAACGTATAGAATTCAAACAACTCCTGTACACCttcaaggccatccacaaccTCGCTCCTCCGTATTTGTCTGACCTTCTTTACATCGCCACTCCAGCCCGTTCCCTTCGTTCCTCCTCCATCCACCTCACTGTCCCCTCTGTCCGCCTCAGCACCACggggagcagagctttcagcCTCTCTGCTTCTCACCTCTGGAACTCTCTGCCTCCTCAACTCTGACTGTCTCCCCATCAAGTCCGAACTCAAAACTCACTTGTTTAAGATTGCTCACTCACTTTAATTTCTGTTACACTCTCCATTGTTTCTTTTATGTATGttgattttatttgtttttattcattGTACAGTGCCCTTGAGTGTCTTGAAAGCCGCTTATAaatacaatttattattattattattattattattattattattattataaccatTTAACAGCagatggtgaaagtagaaaggaggttgagctgggtttggagagatggaggtgtgcattggaacgaagaggaatgaaagtgagcagtagcaaaacagaatacatgtgcatcaatgagaatggggatgagagtgtagtgaagatgcaagaagcagacgtaaagaaagttggtgaattcaagtacctggggtcaactgtgcaggaaaatgggggctgcgatagtgaggtgagaaagagagtgcaggcagttggagaaggatttcgggagtcatttgtgataggaaagtcccagcaaaagtgaaaggtaagatgtataagacagtagtgagaccagctgtgatgtatggattggagaccgtccccttaacgaagagacaggaggcaaagttggaggtggcggagttgaggatgttaaggtttgcgatgggagtgaccaggttggacaggataaggaacgagcacatgagaaggacagcacatgtggagagcttgggaattaagctaagagagaggagactgagatggtatgggcacatcctgagaagagatgcagagcatgttggaaggagaatgttgaggatggagctgccaggcaaacgaaaacgaggaaggccaaagaggagatacatggatgtggtgagagaggacatgaaagtggcgggtgtggtagagaagggtgtggaagacggagcaatggagacgaaagatccgctgtggtgacccctaatcgggagcagccaaaaaaaGAAGATTTAACAGcagatacacgtgtgtgtgtgtgtgtgtgtgtgtgtgtgtgtgtacacacaaacATAACAAAAGGATGGTGAAAAGGACAACTTTCAAACTCTGATGGGACACCTTGGTTCTCGTTGTcctctcaaagcaagaaggttcaaaCCTGCCAATCGAGTGTAGCctttgtggggagtttgcatgttctcctcctgCCTGTTttgggtttcctccaacagtccaaagacatgcacattaggtcaactctaaattgcctgtagatGCGACTGTGagcgtctgtccatctgtctgtgttagccctgcgatagatcggTGACCTGTCccgggtgtactccacctctcacccgatgtcagctgggattggctcctgcTCACCTGCAACCCATAATGGATAAGCAGCATAGAAAATGGATGAATGAATTTGGATCGAGTTACAGCACTATCTTAAATTCTTTTGTTCTCTGGGAAAGCTTGTGTCGAAAGAAGATAATACAATAAATTATGCACGAACGTGTATTAGTCAGGCCTTTTTACATTTATGTAAATGCAGCATTATTTGAGCTTGTATTCTTTTACTTAGCTATTTAATGATGCGTATAATGACGACACACCAGTCAGTGCATTTTGTCAAGGATAAAGTAGTAAAATACGGGGTTCTGGGCGGCTGCTGAGGAAGTGTAATCCTTATGTGTCGTGTCATTCCCCCCCTGTAAATATCACAGTCTTAAACCAATCTGTGAAATTTGTTCTGATACGTTTGTCATCTGTATGTGAACTTGCTTGTCTAATAGCTCCATGAAGTACAggccatgtgttttttttttttttgtccccgaACCTGAGATTGCCTCGTTATTTCTCATCATGGCTGAGGAAGTAAAAATAGAAGTATGCAACAGGACAACTAAAGAAATAATGGCTATCTGGGTAGGGAAATGCTACAATAATCATTTTATTAGAAATCATTTCCTGACCATTTTGACGTTTCCCCCCTGTCGTGTTACATTTCAGATCAATTTAAATTTCTCAGATTTCCTcttggggatcaataaagtgcgTCTGTGTGTCTGTCAGGAACTTAAGCCAATTGAAATATCTCTTCACCATCCTCATATTTGAAAATGGGCAGAAATACAGCATTGCAGTTGAATTTTAATCTGACACATTTGAATTTTGCTGAGCTGCTTCAAATGGGTGTGGAGGCCATTCATTTAAAATGTTAAATCCTTTGCACCTAGTCCTTTCCAAATGGCAAAGTACTGGTGCACGATGATCTCTAATATTCTGATTTACATAATGGTTCAGATCTTGAAGCAGTGGAAATGTGGAAACTTCCTAAAATGTGTTTACTGATTCTTTGAACAAGTATCAGAAACTTGATATTGGAAAAAGTCTAATGTACAGAAGGACAAAAACGGTTTACAAATCATGGCTCCATTGAGGGAGTCGAGTGGGGTTAGGGCTAGTGTTAAGAACACGCCAGTAGGTCATAGTGGGCAGTTCATCTGATCCCTAATTACGATCGCCTGTCTAAGGTGTGTATCTAATAGGGTTGGGAACGGAAACTCGATTCCAAATTAGAACAGAATCCAAAATGCCAAGTACCGGGTACCTgtaaaaataaatctcatctcattatctctaaccgctttatcctgttctacagggtcgcaggcaagctggagcctatcccagctgactacgggcgaaaggcggggtacaccctggacaagtcgccaggtcatcacagggctgacacatagacacagacaaccattcacactcacattcacacctacggtcaatttagagtcaccagttaacctaacctgcatgtctttggactgtgggggaaaccggagcacccggaggaaacccacgcggacacggggagaacatgcaaactccacacagaaaggccctcgccggccacagggctcgaacccggacaggcgacagcgctaaccactacaccaccgtgccgcccctgtaaaaataaataaaaattgaatttcggTTCTGTGATAacccttttatttaaaaaaaattatattgtcAGACAAACACAGGCAACATAATCTGCAAGCTATCCAAAAGTATAATAAAAGACTTTGTGGCTCTCTCGCTAAAGTCCCAATAGGATTTCAAAATGAAGGTAttttagattattttttttaatcagttaaaattttggacacactttttacttcagtggtttttcttattaattaaaaggctcttcatgtcttaatgatggatgtcgtttctctttacttagttgagtggtttgtgacataatatggattactacagttgtggactagggctatttatttatttagtattttttattttttactatttactgtttgatctcaaacacattaagaaagcaagaaattgcactaattaccttttgacgaggcacgcctgttaaatgacaagcattccaggtgactacttcatgaagctggttaagataatgccagtagtgtgcaaagcatcaaggtaaacgctggctacgctgaagaatctaaaatgacacgtatatttttttaaacacttttttttttttggtcagaaaatggtcaaaatacagaaaaaaaaacccatgagtagatgtgtccaaacttttgactgctaatgTATATACAAATGAAATGGAAATTTAATGTatgtccctcatcaaaaaatttccGTGCAGGGATttgccaaggatggctcatgttACATAAAATTCAAGCTCTGTGGCCGACTCAAATCACAGCTGTGGCTCAGCAAGCATTTCTCtgtgtgtagatctatgtatcatgatcatgcctggcgaggcaggcgatagcatggtacattgcacatgtgcaggtcgaaTGTTGCGctgacgtaaacaacaaacatggccgaATGATCCTTGATCGTCTTAATGAAGTGTAGTGTTAAgcttgaaataaaatattaaataaggaGTAGCTGACATAATCATGTAGATTTATGTACTATTTGGACTTCAGCTTCTAAATATTGACTTCAGACAAGTCTTACACTTATCTGAGCATAGACAGCAGAAtatttatggtgatgagtaacacAGTCGACATACTCAAAAGACCTTCTTTATAATGGCTGTATTtacatgctctgtgtgtgtgtgtgtttctgtggcagGCAGTTAGAGCTTGTATGCGAAATGATTTGTATAAATTCTTTTAACTGAATGTTTTGAAAATGGATGATGTCTTAGAATTCTGTGAAGGAGAGTGAAGAGCTCATAATATAGTTATTACATCTAGCTTTACTTTGATAGTTGGCCATATTGAGTTCAGCAGCCACTAGCCAAAGTCAGAACAGAAACCATAATTTGAATGAGCCAACCACATGCCTCCAACACAGCTGAGTTTGAGCATTTCCTTTTTCCCCCCTGTAGGATCTGCATGGAAGATTGTAATGACACATGCACGGCAGAGGAACTCTCTACGTAGATATCGAAGCGACTCCAAGGAGCAGGTGAACTGCCGGATACATGCCGAAATCATGGGCAGGACCTGGCCAGAGTGCCCAATGCTAGAAAAGAAGATTAAAAGGCATGCCTATAAAAGAGGAAGAGATAAGGAAATAAAGCAACAAAGTGCAGATAGTGACCGGAAGCTTTATCCCCTCAGAGGACGGCAGGGAATGAGCGACGTGGGTTCCTTAAACTGCTGTGTTCTACTGACTCGCTTAGAAGAAGGAGGAACTTGTAAGGGCAGCATGAAAGCTGTGACCAAGAACAAAGGGAAAAGAAACATGAAGGTAAAGAAGGGAAGGACCAAACCCTGCAAGTGTCGGAAGAAGGGCTGCAAAGCATGCCAGCCAATGCCTGGACCAAAAAGCAACCCCAAACCTGACAAAACTGCCTTATACTTGGAACTTCTAGAACCTCGAAAGCGACGTTTGGCCTCTCTTAATGCAGAAGCAGTCAACAGCCTGTTGTTGTTCAGAGAGGACTCTCAAATGTCCAAAAAACAGCAGAATTCACAAAAAGGTGATGGTGAACTCCCAAAAGGAGAACTTGACAGTTCAAGAAAAGGACTAGAAGGCCAAAAACGTACACGTACAGGAGAAGGAGACGAGGGTACAAATCCTAAAAAAACCAAGAAGGCAAAGACAGTGTCTGAACATCTGGACCAGCTGAATCTAAACAGTCCAGCCCCAAGACGTCTCGCGGGTTTAAATGCGGCTGCCCTTCTGAAGTTAACTAGCACATCATCTGGAGCTAAACGGCGAGCTAAAACGGACACCAAGCCAGGCAGTGGAGGAGCACGAACAAAACAACTGCAGGGAAAGGTAAAAAAACACCACTGCCCACCATGCCTGTCCAAGCCGCCAGTATCTCAGCAGTGCTGCAGTCTCTGCAAGAAGGAGGCTCTGAAGACTGACGCTTTGTGGGAGGGCACTTCTGGGGGCCATGACTTCATCAAACCTGGATACCAATGCAGGTCCATGCTGAGCTACTCGTTGAAGCCTGTGAAAGAGGAGAGAACGGAGACTGATGTGAATTCATGCTATTGCTGTTCCCAGGAGAGATCAGTGGAATATTGTCACCGATTAGCCCTGTTCCTTGGGCAGAAGGCGTATCCTGAATCAGAACAGCATTCATTGCCATCTGTTAAAGGATTCCTTCCTTCCCCTCACACGCTAACCCATCCAGCCTTGACACTAGGCGCTCATTCTTACCCTTGCTACCCTGGTTACTATGTCCACATTGCCCATCATGGGACATCCTCACTCCCTGTAAGTACAAGTCCTGGACCCCGTGCACCGCCGTCTGTACCTCCTATTACACTGTGTCCCACTGGGGTCCAGAGACCCAAACTACTGCCCTCTCCAGTGTCTCACCCTTCAGGAATTCCTCATCCAGTGTACTGCAGCTCAGTGGGGACGTGTTATGGAGAACCATGTCGGATCAGCGGCTGTGCCTACAGACACACTCAACCCATTGCTAACAGGGGCTGCTCATTCAGCGCCGGATGCTCCAGCTGCAGCCACAAAATCAAGATGGGTAAGACGAGGCAAATGGGATGAAAATCCATTTGCTCTTAGCATGAGCTCCTCAATAGAATCAGCCTCAGTTATTCAACACTTGTTTCATAACTGGGGTTGTGCTGGTTAGACTATATGCATTCCGAGATAACTGTACGAGGTCAAATGCTTGGGATGTCTCATGCTAACCACACATAACTGCTGTGTGTAAATAatcctttaagaaaaaaaaagttattttttatatatatatatatatatatatatatatatatttttttttttttttatttccccagCCCCAGGGGAACCCTGTCAGATCTTTCTATTCTAGCAAACCCACAGTAGCATACCTTGAGCTAAGAAGGTTATCACTGAGTCAGACAGGTAATATTCCCTGCTTCATACTGGCTAAATTGTATATGGTGCTTTTGAAAAATGCCTTGGAAATGGTCATGTGACTTGACTCTGTTTGTTTTGGCCATTTGCTGACTCCGAGAGAAGGTAGATGGTGCACACCGGGAGAAGATATTGGGCCGGTTGATTTAAATGGTGCCTTTGCTGTCACTTCTTTGAAACAAGTTGATTTTATGTAAACCAGTTAGTTACAACAAATGAAAAAGACTAATTAGTTAATGTGTAGGAAGAGAATAACCCTGCAAGTGTTTTTGTatggttttattaaaaaaaaaaagtattttataaAACTCCTAATTACCACCTGGATATGGGATATATTCAGCTTTAGCTTGCACAGACCTCAAACTGTCAGGTTGTAAGGCCTATCTTTAAACATTTATGTGGCACAAAAGGGTAAAATAGGGAAATAAAAGGCGCCGAAATGCTTTAAAAAGACTCCGAAAAGAAAGAGAAATGATTTGGCTCAACAATGCAAACCCTCTTTCCCTTTATGCAGTCACTCCACTATGTCTGTCTGCTCACTGCTGTCTTTTCAGCGTTAATTTGAATGtgaataattgccacaggtgggcAGGGTGCTGGTTATTTTTGTTGGCAGGAGACTTGAACTCATTGTAAGAAGGCAGCTGTAGTCTTTGACTAACCTTGGAACAGCCACAAAGCATTACAGAACTAGAGCTGGTCGCTTTATCGCCATCGAACCTGACACAATCTCTGTTATTTCTTGTTAATCAGATGATATTCTGTCACTTAGAGTGTTGATCAGTAGTTATAATGCTCATATGACTTTCCCACAATTAGTATGCACATTTATATGTGAAGATAttagttacagtgtcttgcaaaagtgtttTGTCCTGGGTTTTTTTGCATTGcacgctggaattaaaatggatttttgaaggttgagcaccatttgatttacacatgcctacaactttaaaggtgcaatttgttgttttattgtgatacagacgataattaagatgaaaaacaaatctggagtgtgcataggtattcaccccctttcgtatgaaacccctaaataattcacttcataagccacataattagttgatgaagttcgacctgtgtgcaatcagcgtcacatgatcggtcacatgacgtctgtataaattagcctgttctggaaggaccctgactctgctacgctactaagcaagcgacatgagaaccaaggagcctccaaacaggtcagagacaaagttgtggagaagtacagatcagggttgggttataaaaatatcccaaactttttgaatatcccagggaacaccattaaatccattatagcaaaatggaaagaatatgtcaccactacaaacctgacgagagaaggccgcccaccaaaactcacagaccgggcaaggaggacattaatcagagatgcaacaaagacgccaacgataacactgaaggagctgcaaagatccacagcggagatgggagtatctgtccataggaccacttttaagccgtacactccacagagtggggctttatggaagagtggccagaaaaaagccattgttttaagaaaacacgtttggagtttgcccaacagcatatggcagactccccaaacacatggaagaagattctctggtcaaatgagacaaaaatttaactttttggccatcatgggaaatgccatgtgtggtggaaacccaacaccctgagaacaccatttctacagtgaagcatggtggtggcagcatcatgctgtggggatgtttttcatctgcagggacaggaaaactggtcaggactgaaggaaagatggatggcactaaatacagggcaattctggaggaaaaccagtttgaatcggccagaggtttgagactgggatgaaggttcatgttccagcaggacaatgaccctaaacatactgctaaagctacactggagtggtttaaagggaaacatttaatgtcttggaatgacctaatcaaagcccagacctcaatccaattaagaatctgtggcataactagaAGATTGCTGTatgccaacgcaacccatctaacttgaagttggagtagttttgccttgcggaatgggcaaaaatcccagtggctagatgtgctaagttaatagagacatatcccaagagacttgcaagagaattgcagcaaaatgtggctctacaaagtattgactttttttttggggggggtacctatgcacactccagatttctgttttttcatcttaattattgtcacaATAAATCAacattttgcacctttaaagtggtaggcatgttgtgtaaaccaaatggtgctaactccccaaaaatccattttaattccagcttgtaatgtgacaaaacaggacaaacaccaagggggggggggggggggagaatacTTTGGAAGACACTGTATAACTGTCGGGATCGATTGCACAAAGTCTGCTCTTGTTGAGCTTTGTCACATATTTGAACGAGGCGTGTTAGGATTTTATATTTATTGCTTTGCACTTATTTTTGTATCGTTAATAAAAACTATAAAGATCAAATCCCCTAACTGTCCTGGATATACTCatctgccactttattaggaacactcatccacctgctgttttgtgcCGTTATCTACTCAGCCAATCGTTTGacggcaatgcataaaatcatgcagatacaaatcaaaagcttcagttaatgttcacttcaaacatcagaatggggggaaaaatgtgatctctgtgaccttcactgtggtatgggtgttggtgtcagatggactaggttgagtatttcagaaactgctgatctcctggggttttcacacacaacagtctgtagacacagaatggtgcgaaaaacaaacaaaaaacactgagtgagcaagaGTTATGTGGGTGGaaagaaatgccttgttgataagagaggtcagaggaaaatggccgaattggtttgagctgccaggaaggatatcgtaactcatagcaactctttacaaccgtggtgagcagaaaagcatctcagcatgcaacagcagaagaccacgttaGGTTCCACCCCTAtagccaagaacaagttcctattaaagtggccggtgagcggatgtctaataccctgtccacactagggattttgtaccgatacgaaactactttcgtaccgcaacacctgtccacactagcaactataccggtactgtagcggtgtaactgtatcagtacgaaacctacaaatgtatgggtttcgtaccggtacagtatcggtactgtagcacttcgctgtagtgtggacagatgaagcggttctgtatcaatacaaatataatgtgcatgcgaaaacgaaacgaccgtggagctacatggagcaaagaaaggggggagggagggaggaagaaaggaggaagaggggaaaagggggagaaagggaggggaagagaagggaagagggagaaagtgagggggagaaagggagattcgttttctttgtttctttctcaactgcctcgcgcgttttatatgattcgactgaataaatgaccaccagaaatacagactgtacattgacaacaaaaagcacacacatgttgtttcatccgccatattctcggaaggaagttactcggtaaccacggaaacatttcgcgcacgcgcatttcaactactgtgaaagaaaaccgcaaacatttctcgctagtgtggacagatgcactaaactgtaccggtatactttgtatcgatacagttataccactatcgtaccggtataagtgtgaacacagcataagtaaTGTTGCTGGAGTGTAGTGGAGTCTGTAGTAATTATGACCTTTTCTCCCAGGATAAACGATCTCCGTATCACAGAGATGTGTGCCTGATTGTCAGCACTTAAAATTCCATGCATGCTACATTTTAATACAAGCTGTTCTAGGCTCTTATTGTAGTATTCTTGGCTGGGCAGGTTGTTTTTATCATTAGTAGGTCACATGGATATACTGTAACTGTTACAGTATATCCATGTGACCTACTgatgaaaaacttgacagcaagctaattagcatgttaccggctacagtcagtatatggcacgttaaaagtgggtcagcgttgtaacaacataacgttactgtacaagcaatgcttatttaacggtaacaaacttgagccctatatgttgaaattcctctcttattcgttcgttaatttatcacacagtcttacctcagtcaacttcttccctcctggtaaaattcaacgtctcagacgcggacacaagtgggtgggggatgcgtttgattaagtctcctgattgtctggtgatagattggtgggcgggggatgcgtttgattaagtctcctgattggctggtgatagattggtgtcattatagcacgtcggagcggttcatgccaggctcgagtccgatccaccactccgcAGAAACaaacacttcaagagctacagtaacactgacagccaggttatatcctcatggttttataggcaatatcatgcttccttttgtaaaggggcggcagaaattaaacgggggcgggaatcacagaaaggggggctgcccgcacctctaaaacccctcgtggagaaccctgaactgtattgcgaggctatcaccatggtgacgacgctcagagatgtaagacgtaagcagcaggagttaaaaaaaaaaaaagaaccctgcgacacagagggggaaagctgtagtgggcctattggaagacatgtaatatgaacaccaatcagatatactgcagtgcatttctgtataatcttccaatttctttcctcatcccccAAGATCGACTGGGAAAGTCTCAga belongs to Neoarius graeffei isolate fNeoGra1 chromosome 11, fNeoGra1.pri, whole genome shotgun sequence and includes:
- the bahd1 gene encoding bromo adjacent homology domain-containing 1 protein isoform X1, translating into MTHARQRNSLRRYRSDSKEQVNCRIHAEIMGRTWPECPMLEKKIKRHAYKRGRDKEIKQQSADSDRKLYPLRGRQGMSDVGSLNCCVLLTRLEEGGTCKGSMKAVTKNKGKRNMKVKKGRTKPCKCRKKGCKACQPMPGPKSNPKPDKTALYLELLEPRKRRLASLNAEAVNSLLLFREDSQMSKKQQNSQKGDGELPKGELDSSRKGLEGQKRTRTGEGDEGTNPKKTKKAKTVSEHLDQLNLNSPAPRRLAGLNAAALLKLTSTSSGAKRRAKTDTKPGSGGARTKQLQGKVKKHHCPPCLSKPPVSQQCCSLCKKEALKTDALWEGTSGGHDFIKPGYQCRSMLSYSLKPVKEERTETDVNSCYCCSQERSVEYCHRLALFLGQKAYPESEQHSLPSVKGFLPSPHTLTHPALTLGAHSYPCYPGYYVHIAHHGTSSLPVSTSPGPRAPPSVPPITLCPTGVQRPKLLPSPVSHPSGIPHPVYCSSVGTCYGEPCRISGCAYRHTQPIANRGCSFSAGCSSCSHKIKMEDYPYPLDKHSPSISMPPSLPLSVCPIPSVPAATQPMPHLQSPLPDTGHPQVQLHVGRECPQSAKPPSSSRSAIRDTAVCPHVKEGQLGASHSSPSTKQAKISRRRATNGWLPVGTAAEKEVFIVGEESPALRRCYEGVQRDGEVIRVRDTVLLRSGPRKKSLPYVAKVSAFWEDPESGELMMSLFWYYRPEHTQGGRNPSMHCENEIFASRHQDENSVACIEDKCYVLTLAQYCRFCALVKRREEARPKSAPLVPPAHNYAIPAHRSVPADINPDLVFVCRHVYDFRYGRLLKNLQ
- the bahd1 gene encoding bromo adjacent homology domain-containing 1 protein isoform X2, with the translated sequence MTHARQRNSLRRYRSDSKEQVNCRIHAEIMGRTWPECPMLEKKIKRHAYKRGRDKEIKQQSADSDRKLYPLRGRQGMSDVGSLNCCVLLTRLEEGGTCKGSMKAVTKNKGKRNMKVKKGRTKPCKCRKKGCKACQPMPGPKSNPKPDKTALYLELLEPRKRRLASLNAEAVNSLLLFREDSQMSKKQQNSQKGDGELPKGELDSSRKGLEGQKRTRTGEGDEGTNPKKTKKAKTVSEHLDQLNLNSPAPRRLAGLNAAALLKLTSTSSGAKRRAKTDTKPGSGGARTKQLQGKVKKHHCPPCLSKPPVSQQCCSLCKKEALKTDALWEGTSGGHDFIKPGYQCRSMLSYSLKPVKEERTETDVNSCYCCSQERSVEYCHRLALFLGQKAYPESEQHSLPSVKGFLPSPHTLTHPALTLGAHSYPCYPGYYVHIAHHGTSSLPVSTSPGPRAPPSVPPITLCPTGVQRPKLLPSPVSHPSGIPHPVYCSSVGTCYGEPCRISGCAYRHTQPIANRGCSFSAGCSSCSHKIKMEDYPYPLDKHSPSISMPPSLPLSVCPIPSVPAATQPMPHLQSPLPDTGHPQVQLHVGRECPQSAKPPSSSRSAIRDTAVCPHVKEGQLGASHSSPSTKQAKISRRRATNGWLPVGTAAEKEGEESPALRRCYEGVQRDGEVIRVRDTVLLRSGPRKKSLPYVAKVSAFWEDPESGELMMSLFWYYRPEHTQGGRNPSMHCENEIFASRHQDENSVACIEDKCYVLTLAQYCRFCALVKRREEARPKSAPLVPPAHNYAIPAHRSVPADINPDLVFVCRHVYDFRYGRLLKNLQ